The genomic DNA GTGTATCTACTGTTTGCTGTGTATCTACTGTTTGCTGTGTATCTACTGTTTGCTGTGTATCTTGTGCGTCTGCTGTTTGCAGATAAGTATTGGAGTTAGCAGAAAAAGAAAAACCCAAAAGGATCAAAAATAAAGATAGGAAATAAACAATGTTCATTGGTTTAAAAAATCCTTACGCGCAAATCTCAGCGACAATGAGTGTATAGTCGTCTTCAAGTGAATATTCAGATAAGCTATTTTCTATAGAGCCTATAACCCCTTCAAAAGGTGTTGATGAAATTTCGGTAATAAGTTCAGTAAAACGGTCATACCCAAAAACATTAAGTTTTCGATCTTGTCGTTCAAAGACATCATAAATACCATCGGTGAAAAAATAAAAGCGGTCACCTTTTTTAAACTCAAAGTAGTTTTTATCAAGAAACGGTTCATCAAGAATACCAAGGAACGGTCCGGAACATTTAAGTTTTTCAAAAGTTCCATCTTTTCTTATTACAACTGGTATTGGGTGACCAGCTCTGCTAAATTCTACAATATTTTTTTTAAAATCAAAAATACACCAGAAACAGGTTAAGTAATGACTGGTATGAATGCATCTGCAAAGGTCAGCATTCATTCGTAATAGGAGCTCTGATGTATCGATTTTTGATTTGCTGTGATGGTCAAGAGATGTTTTGGCTATAGCACCAATCAATGATGAGGACAAACCGTGTCCGGACGCGTCCCCTATGAAGATACCAAATTTATCTTCAGAAATAGTAACGAAGTCGTAGAAATCGCCTCCTACCTCTGAAATAGGTTGGCATACGACATCAAGCTTTAGTGATTTTGATGAAGGTATTTCAGGTGGTAAAAGACCTTGCTGAATTCTTCGGGCAAGCTTAAGTTCATCGTGAATGTTTTCTTGCGCTGCTTCCAGCCTTTTGGTGGTATTAGCAAGCGAGTGGTTTTTTTTCTCAAGGTCGAGTTTGAGTTGTTCAAGAGTGGTGATGTCTCTTATATGTTCGATTACACAGAATTCGGTTTTTCTCTCATAGGGAATTGCGTATGTAGAAAAATTAATAGAAACAGCCCCGTGGCCATCGGGATGGACTGAATGCTCAACAAAGTAACTTTTTTGAGTAGAAAGAGTTTCTTTTAAATGGCAGTCTTCACAAATATCTGAACGGTTCCTTAATAGTTTATAACATTTTTGCCCGATTGATTGCTTGATAGGTTGGCCAATAAGTAGCGCATATGCTTTATTGATTCGCTTAACTGTGTAATCACTTGAGATAACAGCCAAAGGATCATTCACCGCATCAAGCATACTCTCCAACCCTAGCTTGCTTTTATAAATGAGGTGAAGAGGGTAGCGACGGTAAAAAATGCTAAGAATTACTACTGCTACTGTGAGTGTCAGCACAGCAGGGAAGAGAAAATCGAATGAAAAAAACAGGTTAAGCATCAGCTTGCTTTCTTTTGTGCATAAGAAAGACGTAGATAGTTTGGTTTCAGCTCAAAAGCATCACACCAAAGGCTGCTATCATCTAAAAAAGAACTTGCAATGGCTGAAGTTACAAAGCCACGGTGAACAGGATCATTTTCAACGGCCAGAGTGTTTCTTTTATTTTCAAGAGCTTTGAAAATGGTACTACGAGAAAATCCCATTTTATCTGTAATTATAATATCATCGGGGGTTGAGGTTTCAAGTAATTCATCAATTCCACTGATCTTATCATCACTCAAACGTAACATTTTACCATCTTTAATACTGAAAGATGCCCAATATATTTCATCGTTTCTTGCGTCTATAGCAGAAAAAATCCTGGTCTCCACAGGAGTTTTAAATGAAGCAGCCATCACATTGAGAGTTGAAAGCGGGAGAACTTTTCTGTTGTTACTGGCGCAAAATCCTTTTACAAAGGCAATACCTATACGAAGTCCGGTAAATGACCCCGGACCAACAGGAATAGCTACATGAGTGACTTCACTAGGATCAACAGAATTTAGTTTCAGAAGCATTTTTACCGCTTCGGTTATATGTTCTGCATGTGAATTACGAACAAACCTCGAAACAGATGCCAAAGGTTTACCATCTTTATGCAATCCAATACCAAGATCCGTTGATGAAGTGTCTATTCCAAGAATTACGCTCATTTCCCCTTCGTATCTCCTTTGGACAAAGCAGACTGAATCATTATATCAAGTAACTTATTGTAGGTCCCTCCTGCTGCTTTATAGGCTTTGGGAAGCAGGGAGTTGGAGGTCATTCCGGGAAGAGTATTCGTTTCAAGCACATAAAGTTTTGAATCCGCGTAGATCATATCAGTTCTTGAATAACCACTGCAGTTGAGTAAATTATGAGCTTTTAATGAAACTCTCTTAATTTCATCAAGTAACTCCTCAGCTCGGGGAGCCGGCACCAGTTCAAGAGATGCACCATCACTGTATTTAGCATGGTAATCAAAAAATGTAGAGTTTACTGGTCGGATCTCAACAGGTGGAAGAGCCTCAATGGTACCATCGGGGTTCTCTACTACACCACAGGAGAATTCAATTCCATCAACAGCGGCTTCAACCAGTATATCATCGGAGTCTTCCAGAAGTTCACCTAAAAGTTTAAGCAACGATTTCTTATCGTTGGCACACCCCATCAAACGGCTGGATCCGGATTGAGGACATTTAACGTAGCAGGGGAGGCCATGGTTTTCAATAAGTTGGTCAACTGTTACATCGGGGTTGTTTTTTCCAAATATCGAGTAAGGGGGAACAGTAAGGCCCCCCTTTTCATAAATGAACTTTGAAGTGATTTTGTTCATTGCTACCGCGCTTGCATATACCCCTGAACCGGTATAAGGAATACCTATGGTTTCCAAAAACCCCTGCACAGTACCATCTTCTCCAAATGTTCCATGTAGCGCCAGGAGTGTTACGTCACATGATTTCCACAGCTCTTCACAACAGTTAGCTTTATAAGGGCCATTAAAGAGAGGAGAGTCATTTGGTGAAGAGAGAGAATCCAGATCATGAACACTATGGTCTATTTCGCAAAAATAAAAGTCTTTCTCTTTGGTTACGACAACTGCCCTTATGTTGTACTTATCTTTACTAAGATTGTACAGAATCTCTCTTCCAGAACGTAAGGAGACCTCATGTTCTGCAGAAGGTCCCCCCATAAGTACATTCACGCCGATTTTCATTTTAATGCATCTTTCATTTTCTGTTTTAAAATTTCAGATACGGAACTCGCAGCTATTCTGTATTGCTCACGGCTGTCACGTTCTCGGAGTGTTACAGTCTGGTCTTCAAGGCTTTGGCTGTCAACTGTGATGCAATACGGTGTTCCGATTTCATCCTGACGAGCATAGCGTCTTCCGATTGATGAACTATGGTCATAAAACGATTTGATTGAATCATCTAATAGTTCATCATAAATCTTCTCTGCCATCTCCGGCATACCATCCCTTTTCACCAGTGGTAATACTGCTGCCTTGATCGGAGAAAGTGATGGATGAAGACGAAGGATGGTGCGTTTATTTTTACCTTCACCTTCCACGTCATAAGCATCAACCAGAAATGCAAGCGTTGTTCTGTCTGCACCAGCAGCGGGTTCTATAACATATGGAAAATAGTGTTGTTTTGACTCTTCATCAAAATAAGCCAAACTCTTTCCACTAAACTCTGAATGCTGTTTTAAATCATAATCAGTTCTGTTTGCAATACCTTCCAGCTCACTCCACCCAAAAGGAAATAAGAACTCTACATCCACACACGCTTTCGCGTAATGGGCAAGTTCATCACTTTCGTGATCCCGAAGCCTTAGATTCTCACGTTTAATACCATGGTCTATGTACCACTGAAAACGTGCCTGACTCCAGTACTCATACCATTTCTGGTCTTCTTCTGGTGGTACAAAAAATTCCATTTCCATTTGCTCAAATTCACGGGTTCGGTAGATAAAATTTCCCGGAGTAATCTCATTGCGAAAACTTTTACCAATCTGTGCAATTCCAAATGGTGGTTTAAGTCTTGCGGATTGTTGTACGTTCAGAAAATTAACAAATATACCCTGAGCAGTTTCTGGTCGTAGATAAACAGTTGAGGTATTATCTTCAACAGGTCCCATAAACGTTTTGAACATAAGGTTAAATTTTCTTATATCCGTTAATTCTCCACTACATTTAGGGCACTTTTCGAGGCTTTCAAGATGGTCTGCTCTGAATCTTTCCTTACATTTTTTACAATCAACAAGTGGATCAGAAAAACCAGATAAGTGACCGGATGCTTCCCAGATTTTTGGATGCATGAGTATTGAGGAATCCAGGCCTACGATATTTCGGCGATGGGTCACCATAGAACGCCACCATGACTCTTTTACATTTCTTTTGAGTTCAACTCCAAGAGGACCGTAATCCCAGCAACTGTTGAGACCACCATATATCTCACTGGATTGGAAAATAAATCCTCTTCGTTTGCACAGATTCACAATAGTACTCATGAGGTTTGGGGATTTTACCGCCATTTGAAAACATCCTCCACACAAGGGTTTGCTAAAGTTATTATAAATATATAGTGTTATAAAATACGTTCAGGCAATGAATTTAGCCAATCGAGTATTGAATATCACAGCTTTAAATATGCTTTTATTGGGAGTTTTTTGAAAAAACGAGGAGCGTATGGCTTAGTAAGTGTTTAGAGTATTGGGTAAAAGAAAAAAGATAAAGTAAGGATTATTGGTGAAATGGATATATCCTTACCTTTACCTTAAAAATTCATTTATACATTTATGCATTTATTGAAGACGATCTTTGTCTTCTGCTTTTATCTCCTGAGTCATAACCGAGCCCACCCCACAGAGCAATTGCGTGAGCATGGCACTTATTGAGACATAATCCACATCCAATGCATTTTTCCTTATTGACCACATGGCGTTTTCCTGGCTCTCCCTGTATTGCACCTTTAACAGGGCACGCATCAACACAGACACCACATCCATCACATTTTGTATCAATATTTGCTTTTGGCCGTACCTTAACCAGATCGGTAAAGCAGTTGGACGGGCATTTATTTACCGCGGGAATGAAATTTTCTTCTTTGGTGTAATCAAGAACCGGTAAGTTGTTTTGCATTGAAATTGCCCTGGAAGGTGTTGCTTTTACACATAATGTACAGGCTGTACATCCAACTGAGCAATATTTTTTTACCTTTCCACCGCGTTCATGATTAGCGCATGCAAGAAAGATTTTATGAACTTTGGGAATCATAGAAATTATTTTGCGTGGGCATGATGCGACACATTTTTCACACCCGGTACATTTATCCGGATTAACTACAGCGACCCCGTTTTCGTTAACGTGTATTGCTCCAAAAGGGCATGCCCGTACACAACTTCCAAGACCCAGGCACCCATCAGGGCAGACTTTTGAGCCATTACCAACCAAAGTAGCAGCATGACAATCTTCTATACCGTCATACCGCGCTCTTTCCAGTGCTTCTTTTTTGCCACCTTTACAATGTATCGCGGCGATTTTTGGTTCATTGGAATCGTCTGCATTAATACCGAGTATGTCCGCTATTTCATGAACCGTTTTAGAACCACCTGGAATACATCCTGTTGTCTTTGCTTTTCCCTCAACCAATGCTTTAGCAAAACCGGCGCATCCAGGATACCCACAAGCGCCACAATTTGCTCCAGGAAGGATATCCTGAAGTTTTGAGATACGGGGATCAACGAAGACATGTAATTTTTTGGATGCTATTCCAAGACCAAGGCCAAAGAATAAGCCAACAGAGCCGACAATTATAACCGAAAGCAAAATTTCCACTTTTATCCTCCGACGGATGCAAAGAAGTTAAGGCCTGAAAATCCAAGGAATGCAAGTGCCATCAAACCACCAACAAGAAAAGCCGCTGGAAGACCTTCAAGAGCCTTTGGAGTATTGGCCAACTCAAGTTTTTCCCTGACCCCTGCCATTAATACCAGCGCAAGAGTGAAACCCACACCGGAAGCAATACCATTGACAAGGCTCTCAATAAAGGTGAAAGAATTACCGGTAAATTCATTAATTCCGGTGTTCAACACCGCTACCCCTAAGATAGCACAGTTTGTTGTAATAAGGGGAAGGAAAATACCCAGAGCCTCGTATAGTGCGGGTGAGAATTTCTGCAGCGACATCTCAAGCAACTGTACAAGAGATGCTATGACCAGAATAAATACAATTGTCTGCAAATAAGCAACATCCATGGGTATAAGGATGTAGTTATGAATAACCCATGTAAACATAGATGCTACTGTCATCACAAATATAACTGCCATTCCCATACCGGTGGCACTTGAGAGCTTTTTTGACACTCCCAGAAAGGGGCACAAGCCAAGAAAACGTGCTAAAACCAGGTTCTGAACGAGAACCGCTGCTATAGAAATCTGTAAAATGTTTATTAAACCATTCATGGACGAGTACCTTCTTTCTTGTCACGGAGATAGGTGATTAAACCCATTACCAGTGCAATGGCAAAAAATCCTCCCGGAGCGAGTACAAACGCCGCCATAGGCTCGAACCCTGGAATCACCAAAAGTCCCCAAATTTGATTACTGCCAAGAACTTCTCTGAACAAGCTCAGGATGCTTAGTGCGAATGTAAAACCAAGCCCCATCACCAAACCATCAATTACCGAACGAAAAGGATTGTTTTTGGACGCGAAAGCCTCAGCGCGCCCCAAAATAACACAGTTTACCACAATAAGGGGAATAAAGATTCCTAATTCACGGTTAAGAGTGGGGAAGTGGGCCTGTAAAATAAGCTGCAAAATAGAAACAAAAGTGGCAATTACTACTATAAAGCATGGAATTCTGACCTTAGCCGGTATCCATCCCTTAATAAGTGAAATAATTATATTGGAGCAAAGGAGCACAAAAGTAGCGGCCATTCCCATTCCAAACCCATTTTGCACAGAAGTGCTGACAGCCAGAGCCGGACATAATCCAAGAGCAAGTATGAGTATAGGGTTCTCTTTAACCACTCCACGTTTTATTTCTTCAGAAAACATATTTACTCAGTCCCTTTCAATGCTTTGACATAACTTTTTACTTTTTCCTCCACTCCACTGACTACTGCATTGGTAGAGATTGTAGAACCAGTGATTGCGGTTACACTATTGTTTTCTTTGAGCTCATTTCGCTTATCCTGGTCGAGGTTATGCCATTCACCCGATGAATTGTTTATAGTGATTGGCAAAAGAGCTGAGAGTCCTTTGAACTGTTCAGTAAACCATGGTTCATTTTCTTCTGATGAGCTGAAAAGAAATGTCCAGATATATTCAGAAGAAGCCACCTCTTCGACCCTTGAACCCAGCCCCGGGGTTTCCTGTTGTTCAAGAATGGTCATCCCGGTGATTGTTCCTTCAGGATCAACACCTACCATATATTTAATATCGCCAGAGTAACCCATTCTGCTAACTTCAAAAGCATAATTCAAAACTTCACCATCATCACAAACACCTACCCAGTACTTTGAAGGTAAAATTCCCTCTCCTGATTTTTCCTTTATAGTAATACCCTCAGGAAAAACAGCTTGCAGTGATTGTTTTTGAATAAGTTCATTTTGATACGCTATTTGTTCTCTTGTACTATGATTAGTTATTCCAATAGCCAAACCAGCAACAAGCGATATAGCCATAAGAGCCAATGCAAGTTTAATTACGTCAGTCACGTTTCATCACCTCGCCATAGATTTTTGGTCTGGTGTACCTGTCGATAAGAGGTACAATTAAATTCATTAAAAGAATAGAATAGGTAACACCTTCAGGATAACCGCCAAATTTCCTGATTGTAAAAGTAAGAACACCACAACCAATACCAAAAATGATTCGACCTTTTGGAGTAATGGGTGATGTAACCATATCAGTTGCCATAAAGATGGCTCCCAGTAACAGCCCTCCAGCAAGAACATGATAGGTGGGAGTGATTAAAGATGCTGAATTAAAGAAAGATCCAGAACCATTTGAGAGCCAAAAAAGAATAAATACTGTACCGATATAGCTAAGTGGAATTCTGATATCGATAATTCTTTTCCAAACAAGGATTAGGCCGCCCAAAAGAAGGGCTATTGCGGAAGTTTCTCCAATACAACCACCTACATTACCTATTGATAAACTTCTAAGAGCGGAACTAAAAAGTTGTGGATCAAAGTTGCCTGCAAGAAATGCATCCTTGATATTGCTAAGCGGCGTTGCTCCACTTACCCCATCTATACCACTTATTGAACCAAAGAAAGGGGCGTTAAAATTGGTCATTGCAGCCGGGTAGCTTGCCACCAAAAACGCTCTTCCGGCAAGTGCGGGATTGATAAAGTTGCTTCCAAGGCCACCAAACGCAAGTTTTGCCAATGCAATGGCGAAAACCGAACCGATTACCGCTGTCCACCAGGGAAGTGTGGCAGGAAAATTTAAAGCCAGAAGAAGGCCGGTTAAAACAGCACTGTAATCTTTTATAGTACATGGACGTTTGAAATATTTGTTTATAAACCACTCTGTTCCAACAGCACTTCCAACACTTACAACCGTAAGCATGATAGAACGCCAGCCAAAAAATATCACCGATGAAACAAATGCCGGCATAAGTGCCAAAATAACCCACTTCATGATCTCA from Chitinispirillales bacterium ANBcel5 includes the following:
- a CDS encoding SpoIIE family protein phosphatase gives rise to the protein MLNLFFSFDFLFPAVLTLTVAVVILSIFYRRYPLHLIYKSKLGLESMLDAVNDPLAVISSDYTVKRINKAYALLIGQPIKQSIGQKCYKLLRNRSDICEDCHLKETLSTQKSYFVEHSVHPDGHGAVSINFSTYAIPYERKTEFCVIEHIRDITTLEQLKLDLEKKNHSLANTTKRLEAAQENIHDELKLARRIQQGLLPPEIPSSKSLKLDVVCQPISEVGGDFYDFVTISEDKFGIFIGDASGHGLSSSLIGAIAKTSLDHHSKSKIDTSELLLRMNADLCRCIHTSHYLTCFWCIFDFKKNIVEFSRAGHPIPVVIRKDGTFEKLKCSGPFLGILDEPFLDKNYFEFKKGDRFYFFTDGIYDVFERQDRKLNVFGYDRFTELITEISSTPFEGVIGSIENSLSEYSLEDDYTLIVAEICA
- the tsaB gene encoding tRNA (adenosine(37)-N6)-threonylcarbamoyltransferase complex dimerization subunit type 1 TsaB is translated as MSVILGIDTSSTDLGIGLHKDGKPLASVSRFVRNSHAEHITEAVKMLLKLNSVDPSEVTHVAIPVGPGSFTGLRIGIAFVKGFCASNNRKVLPLSTLNVMAASFKTPVETRIFSAIDARNDEIYWASFSIKDGKMLRLSDDKISGIDELLETSTPDDIIITDKMGFSRSTIFKALENKRNTLAVENDPVHRGFVTSAIASSFLDDSSLWCDAFELKPNYLRLSYAQKKAS
- a CDS encoding D-alanine--D-alanine ligase, encoding MKIGVNVLMGGPSAEHEVSLRSGREILYNLSKDKYNIRAVVVTKEKDFYFCEIDHSVHDLDSLSSPNDSPLFNGPYKANCCEELWKSCDVTLLALHGTFGEDGTVQGFLETIGIPYTGSGVYASAVAMNKITSKFIYEKGGLTVPPYSIFGKNNPDVTVDQLIENHGLPCYVKCPQSGSSRLMGCANDKKSLLKLLGELLEDSDDILVEAAVDGIEFSCGVVENPDGTIEALPPVEIRPVNSTFFDYHAKYSDGASLELVPAPRAEELLDEIKRVSLKAHNLLNCSGYSRTDMIYADSKLYVLETNTLPGMTSNSLLPKAYKAAGGTYNKLLDIMIQSALSKGDTKGK
- a CDS encoding glycine--tRNA ligase translates to MAVKSPNLMSTIVNLCKRRGFIFQSSEIYGGLNSCWDYGPLGVELKRNVKESWWRSMVTHRRNIVGLDSSILMHPKIWEASGHLSGFSDPLVDCKKCKERFRADHLESLEKCPKCSGELTDIRKFNLMFKTFMGPVEDNTSTVYLRPETAQGIFVNFLNVQQSARLKPPFGIAQIGKSFRNEITPGNFIYRTREFEQMEMEFFVPPEEDQKWYEYWSQARFQWYIDHGIKRENLRLRDHESDELAHYAKACVDVEFLFPFGWSELEGIANRTDYDLKQHSEFSGKSLAYFDEESKQHYFPYVIEPAAGADRTTLAFLVDAYDVEGEGKNKRTILRLHPSLSPIKAAVLPLVKRDGMPEMAEKIYDELLDDSIKSFYDHSSSIGRRYARQDEIGTPYCITVDSQSLEDQTVTLRERDSREQYRIAASSVSEILKQKMKDALK
- a CDS encoding RnfABCDGE type electron transport complex subunit B, which translates into the protein MEILLSVIIVGSVGLFFGLGLGIASKKLHVFVDPRISKLQDILPGANCGACGYPGCAGFAKALVEGKAKTTGCIPGGSKTVHEIADILGINADDSNEPKIAAIHCKGGKKEALERARYDGIEDCHAATLVGNGSKVCPDGCLGLGSCVRACPFGAIHVNENGVAVVNPDKCTGCEKCVASCPRKIISMIPKVHKIFLACANHERGGKVKKYCSVGCTACTLCVKATPSRAISMQNNLPVLDYTKEENFIPAVNKCPSNCFTDLVKVRPKANIDTKCDGCGVCVDACPVKGAIQGEPGKRHVVNKEKCIGCGLCLNKCHAHAIALWGGLGYDSGDKSRRQRSSSINA
- a CDS encoding RnfABCDGE type electron transport complex subunit A — encoded protein: MNGLINILQISIAAVLVQNLVLARFLGLCPFLGVSKKLSSATGMGMAVIFVMTVASMFTWVIHNYILIPMDVAYLQTIVFILVIASLVQLLEMSLQKFSPALYEALGIFLPLITTNCAILGVAVLNTGINEFTGNSFTFIESLVNGIASGVGFTLALVLMAGVREKLELANTPKALEGLPAAFLVGGLMALAFLGFSGLNFFASVGG
- a CDS encoding electron transport complex subunit E, whose amino-acid sequence is MFSEEIKRGVVKENPILILALGLCPALAVSTSVQNGFGMGMAATFVLLCSNIIISLIKGWIPAKVRIPCFIVVIATFVSILQLILQAHFPTLNRELGIFIPLIVVNCVILGRAEAFASKNNPFRSVIDGLVMGLGFTFALSILSLFREVLGSNQIWGLLVIPGFEPMAAFVLAPGGFFAIALVMGLITYLRDKKEGTRP
- a CDS encoding FMN-binding protein; its protein translation is MTDVIKLALALMAISLVAGLAIGITNHSTREQIAYQNELIQKQSLQAVFPEGITIKEKSGEGILPSKYWVGVCDDGEVLNYAFEVSRMGYSGDIKYMVGVDPEGTITGMTILEQQETPGLGSRVEEVASSEYIWTFLFSSSEENEPWFTEQFKGLSALLPITINNSSGEWHNLDQDKRNELKENNSVTAITGSTISTNAVVSGVEEKVKSYVKALKGTE
- a CDS encoding RnfABCDGE type electron transport complex subunit D → MTTVPKTTTSNQNQQSISPQVDEKMLLHLSTSPHIRQPMAVPEIMKWVILALMPAFVSSVIFFGWRSIMLTVVSVGSAVGTEWFINKYFKRPCTIKDYSAVLTGLLLALNFPATLPWWTAVIGSVFAIALAKLAFGGLGSNFINPALAGRAFLVASYPAAMTNFNAPFFGSISGIDGVSGATPLSNIKDAFLAGNFDPQLFSSALRSLSIGNVGGCIGETSAIALLLGGLILVWKRIIDIRIPLSYIGTVFILFWLSNGSGSFFNSASLITPTYHVLAGGLLLGAIFMATDMVTSPITPKGRIIFGIGCGVLTFTIRKFGGYPEGVTYSILLMNLIVPLIDRYTRPKIYGEVMKRD